The Lactuca sativa cultivar Salinas chromosome 2, Lsat_Salinas_v11, whole genome shotgun sequence genome includes a window with the following:
- the LOC111883404 gene encoding probable glutathione S-transferase DHAR2, chloroplastic: MSAIRIHPPTTALTISIKHLTCNPNNLNLFSTNSRNFKRSGFRRNLTPIAMSSNPLEVCAKSSITVPNRLGDCPFTQRVLLTLEEKHLPYNLKLIDLANKPEWFLSISPEGKVPIVKLDDKWIADSDVITQTVEEKFPEPPLLTPPEKASIGSKIFSTYIGFLKSKDPNDGKEEALLNELSAFNDYIKENGPFINGKDISGADLSLGPKLYHLEIALGHYKQWSVPDSLPHLKTYMKTVFSLESFTKTMPLTEDVIEGWRPKVMG; encoded by the exons ATGTCTGCTATTAGAATCCATCCGCCTACCACGGCGTTGACGATATCTATCAAACACCTCACCTGCAACCCAAATAACCTCAACCTCTTCTCCACCAATTCTCGCAATTTCAAGCGTTCTGGCTTCAGAAGAAACCTAACCCCCATCGCCATGTCTTCCAACCCTCTCGAGGTCTGCGCCAAATCGTCTATCACTGTCCCTAATAGGCTCGGCGACT GCCCTTTTACTCAGAGAGTTTTATTGACTTTGGAGGAGAAGCATCTTCCTTACAATCTCAAGTTAATTGATCTTGCTAACAAACCAGAATG GTTTCTAAGTATAAGCCCAGAAGGTAAAGTTCCTATCGTGAAGCTTGATGACAAATGGATAGCGGATTCAGATGTTATTACACAGACAGTAGAGGAGAAGTTCCCTGAACCACCATTGTTGACTCCACCCGAGAAAGCTTCCAT TGGGTCAAAGATTTTTTCAACATATATTGGGTTCTTGAAAAGCAAAGACCCTAACGATGGAAAAGAAGAAGCTTTACTTAATGAGTTATCTGCTTTCAATGATTACATAAAAGAAAAT GGCCCATTTATTAATGGGAAGGATATATCTGGTGCTGACTTGTCACTTGGACCAAAGCTTTACCATTTGGAGATTGCTTTAGGTCATTATAAGCAGTGGTCAGTTCCAGATTCACTTCCTCATCTCAAAACATACATGAAG ACTGTGTTCTCATTGGAGTCATTCACAAAAACTATGCCACTCACAGAAGATGTAATTGAAGGATGGAGGCCAAAAGTCATGGGTTAA